In one Nicotiana sylvestris chromosome 8, ASM39365v2, whole genome shotgun sequence genomic region, the following are encoded:
- the LOC104232427 gene encoding GDSL esterase/lipase At4g10955-like isoform X1: MAKKSDEEMRSETVAAAEGEAKMEGSVESHPYAFHISGPRNVSSPNWRDLINSSWKDANYKRTVMACFVQAVYLLEIDRQENRTEENALAPKWLIPFKYKLVETLNDERDGSIFGAILEWDRSAALADFVLIRPSGAPRAVVALRGTLLKSQTMRRDIEDDLRFLAWESLKGSVRFNAALKALKSIANKYGSNNVCIVGHSLGAGFALQVGKALAKEGIHVEAHLFNPPSVSLAMSFRNIGEKAGFAWKRFKSSMLSSNTDTETSCNENMPSFRIGLKQWVPHLYINNSDYICCSYTDQDNDLQDKHADKENAKPANGHFAGAKLFLSSNKGKQKFLEAHGLEQWWSDNLELQTAISNSKLITQQLKSLYTIPASQLTQAKRQ, translated from the exons ATGGCAAAAAAGAGTGATGAAGAGATGAGAAGTGAAACGGTAGCAGCAGCTGAAGGAGAGGCAAAAATGGAGGGTTCTGTTGAATCTCATCCTTATGCATTTCACATTTCGGGTCCTCGAAATGTTTCTTCTCCTAATTGGAGAGATCTCATTAATTCTAGTTG GAAGGATGCTAACTACAAAAGAACTGTAATGGCCTGTTTTGTCCAAGCAGTTTACCTTCTTGAAATCGACAGACAAGAAAACAGGACAGAAGAAAATGCACTTGCTCCAAAATGGTTGATACCCTTCAAGTACAAGTTAGTCGAGACTCTAAACGATGAACGAGATGGATCCATTTTTGGTGCAATCTTAGAATGGGACAGATCAGCAGCATTGGCTGATTTTGTACTAATCAGACCAAGTGGTGCACCTAGGGCTGTTGTAGCCTTAAGAGGAACACTTTTAAAAAGCCAAACAATGAGAAGAGATATCGAAGATGATCTCCGTTTCTTAGCTTGGGAAAGTTTAAAAGGTTCCGTAAGATTCAATGCAGCACTGAAGGCGTTAAAATCAATCGCCAACAAGTATGGAAGCAATAATGTGTGTATTGTAGGCCATTCACTTGGTGCTGGATTTGCTCTTCAAGTTGGAAAAGCGTTAGCGAAAGAAGGTATACATGTAGAGGCACATTTGTTCAATCCACCCTCAGTTTCACTTGCTATGAGTTTCAGAAACATTGGCGAAAAAGCTGGATTCGCGTGGAAAAGATTCAAATCATCAATGCTCTCGTCAAACACTGATACTGAAACCAGTTGCAACGAAAATATGCCATCATTTCGGATAGGTCTAAAACAATGGGTGCCTCATTTGTACATTAACAACAGCGATTATATATGCTGTTCGTATACTGATCAAGATAACGATTTACAAGACAAGCACGCTGATAAGGAGAACGCGAAACCAGCAAACGGACATTTTGCTGGTGCAAAGCTTTTCTTGTCATCAAATAAAGGGAAACAGAAGTTTCTTGAGGCACATGGATTGGAACAATGGTGGTCTGATAATTTGGAATTACAAACGGCTATTAGTAACAGCAAGCTTATTACTCAGCAGTTGAAGTCTCTGTACACTATTCCTGCTTCTCAATTAACACAAGCGAAGCGCCAATGA
- the LOC104232427 gene encoding GDSL esterase/lipase At4g10955-like isoform X2 has product MSIRNVSWKDANYKRTVMACFVQAVYLLEIDRQENRTEENALAPKWLIPFKYKLVETLNDERDGSIFGAILEWDRSAALADFVLIRPSGAPRAVVALRGTLLKSQTMRRDIEDDLRFLAWESLKGSVRFNAALKALKSIANKYGSNNVCIVGHSLGAGFALQVGKALAKEGIHVEAHLFNPPSVSLAMSFRNIGEKAGFAWKRFKSSMLSSNTDTETSCNENMPSFRIGLKQWVPHLYINNSDYICCSYTDQDNDLQDKHADKENAKPANGHFAGAKLFLSSNKGKQKFLEAHGLEQWWSDNLELQTAISNSKLITQQLKSLYTIPASQLTQAKRQ; this is encoded by the exons ATGTCCATTCGAAATGTTTCTTG GAAGGATGCTAACTACAAAAGAACTGTAATGGCCTGTTTTGTCCAAGCAGTTTACCTTCTTGAAATCGACAGACAAGAAAACAGGACAGAAGAAAATGCACTTGCTCCAAAATGGTTGATACCCTTCAAGTACAAGTTAGTCGAGACTCTAAACGATGAACGAGATGGATCCATTTTTGGTGCAATCTTAGAATGGGACAGATCAGCAGCATTGGCTGATTTTGTACTAATCAGACCAAGTGGTGCACCTAGGGCTGTTGTAGCCTTAAGAGGAACACTTTTAAAAAGCCAAACAATGAGAAGAGATATCGAAGATGATCTCCGTTTCTTAGCTTGGGAAAGTTTAAAAGGTTCCGTAAGATTCAATGCAGCACTGAAGGCGTTAAAATCAATCGCCAACAAGTATGGAAGCAATAATGTGTGTATTGTAGGCCATTCACTTGGTGCTGGATTTGCTCTTCAAGTTGGAAAAGCGTTAGCGAAAGAAGGTATACATGTAGAGGCACATTTGTTCAATCCACCCTCAGTTTCACTTGCTATGAGTTTCAGAAACATTGGCGAAAAAGCTGGATTCGCGTGGAAAAGATTCAAATCATCAATGCTCTCGTCAAACACTGATACTGAAACCAGTTGCAACGAAAATATGCCATCATTTCGGATAGGTCTAAAACAATGGGTGCCTCATTTGTACATTAACAACAGCGATTATATATGCTGTTCGTATACTGATCAAGATAACGATTTACAAGACAAGCACGCTGATAAGGAGAACGCGAAACCAGCAAACGGACATTTTGCTGGTGCAAAGCTTTTCTTGTCATCAAATAAAGGGAAACAGAAGTTTCTTGAGGCACATGGATTGGAACAATGGTGGTCTGATAATTTGGAATTACAAACGGCTATTAGTAACAGCAAGCTTATTACTCAGCAGTTGAAGTCTCTGTACACTATTCCTGCTTCTCAATTAACACAAGCGAAGCGCCAATGA
- the LOC104232427 gene encoding GDSL esterase/lipase At4g10955-like isoform X3: MACFVQAVYLLEIDRQENRTEENALAPKWLIPFKYKLVETLNDERDGSIFGAILEWDRSAALADFVLIRPSGAPRAVVALRGTLLKSQTMRRDIEDDLRFLAWESLKGSVRFNAALKALKSIANKYGSNNVCIVGHSLGAGFALQVGKALAKEGIHVEAHLFNPPSVSLAMSFRNIGEKAGFAWKRFKSSMLSSNTDTETSCNENMPSFRIGLKQWVPHLYINNSDYICCSYTDQDNDLQDKHADKENAKPANGHFAGAKLFLSSNKGKQKFLEAHGLEQWWSDNLELQTAISNSKLITQQLKSLYTIPASQLTQAKRQ, translated from the coding sequence ATGGCCTGTTTTGTCCAAGCAGTTTACCTTCTTGAAATCGACAGACAAGAAAACAGGACAGAAGAAAATGCACTTGCTCCAAAATGGTTGATACCCTTCAAGTACAAGTTAGTCGAGACTCTAAACGATGAACGAGATGGATCCATTTTTGGTGCAATCTTAGAATGGGACAGATCAGCAGCATTGGCTGATTTTGTACTAATCAGACCAAGTGGTGCACCTAGGGCTGTTGTAGCCTTAAGAGGAACACTTTTAAAAAGCCAAACAATGAGAAGAGATATCGAAGATGATCTCCGTTTCTTAGCTTGGGAAAGTTTAAAAGGTTCCGTAAGATTCAATGCAGCACTGAAGGCGTTAAAATCAATCGCCAACAAGTATGGAAGCAATAATGTGTGTATTGTAGGCCATTCACTTGGTGCTGGATTTGCTCTTCAAGTTGGAAAAGCGTTAGCGAAAGAAGGTATACATGTAGAGGCACATTTGTTCAATCCACCCTCAGTTTCACTTGCTATGAGTTTCAGAAACATTGGCGAAAAAGCTGGATTCGCGTGGAAAAGATTCAAATCATCAATGCTCTCGTCAAACACTGATACTGAAACCAGTTGCAACGAAAATATGCCATCATTTCGGATAGGTCTAAAACAATGGGTGCCTCATTTGTACATTAACAACAGCGATTATATATGCTGTTCGTATACTGATCAAGATAACGATTTACAAGACAAGCACGCTGATAAGGAGAACGCGAAACCAGCAAACGGACATTTTGCTGGTGCAAAGCTTTTCTTGTCATCAAATAAAGGGAAACAGAAGTTTCTTGAGGCACATGGATTGGAACAATGGTGGTCTGATAATTTGGAATTACAAACGGCTATTAGTAACAGCAAGCTTATTACTCAGCAGTTGAAGTCTCTGTACACTATTCCTGCTTCTCAATTAACACAAGCGAAGCGCCAATGA